AAAAGTATCTCTCTAGGCAGAGCTATTAGTTGTGCCAAAGATAAGGCACAAATTCCTAAAGTGGGGTCTAGGGGCCTTTGAGAAACGTAATACATTTGTGCACCATATTTTGTAAAAGTAGGAGAATGTAGGACTGTCAGAATGATTATTCTGAGTTCAAGGATTCATATGATCCATTGTTATCTGCCCCCTTACAGCATAGACTTTGTCATTTTATTCATATCTAATCTAACAAGAAAGCCCTTCAAATGGGGATCTATTGGATACATGTTTATCTTAAAGGGGTCCAATGGGTAAAGCTTAcctctttgacattttttaatccATCCCTGTCATTAACCCCCTGAATTGATTGAGCAGGGAGGTTTTGATTTACAGAATTGGTCAAATGTGGATACTGAAAGCTGTGATAAACAGATTACATAGGTCCTCCTGGCCCACTCTACAAGCCTTCATGAAAGATGCTTGTGTTTCAGAGTCTCCTCATGTTTTTCTGAGATAATCCACTCACCAGGCAAGGCGTAGCTCGACACCCACAGCTGTGTCAAAGACGGCTATTCTCTGTGGTTCTAACTGGAATCCACTAAACATGGGCCTTGCAGCCTGTTTACAATTTTTTATGATAAAAATGTACTCCATTACTCTTTTCATACTTTACTAATGTAATGCTCCTTGTTGCAGGTAGTAAGAAGTTAGAAATGTTACGTGAGTTTTGTAGCGCTAGTTGTATGATAGCTAAACAATGATTCAAATTGGTTCTACTTTTTTGTCCATTTCTGATTTTCAGGATACCTGTCCTTGTCTGACCCAAGCTGAGCTCAACATCATCACCTGAAGACTGAGGATCCTGCAGTGGATCGCAATATTGCCAATACTGTAGACTCTTTGTGGGACTATAAGTTGTCTTTCTGCAACAAACAAagactgaaataaaacaaagacaaatctaTCTGATTAAAACATCACCTTTCACCATGGCAACCACGGGCATGCAGTTGCTGGGCCTAATCATGTCCCTtgtggggtgggtgggtggggcaATAGTCTGTGCCATACCTCTGTGGAGGGTCACTGCCTTCATCGGTAACAACATAGTGACAGCTCAGATCATTTGGGAAGGCCTTTGGATGAATTGCATTGTGCAGAGCACAGGTCAGATCCAGTGTAAGGTGTATGATAGCTTGCTGGCTCTGCCCAGTGATATGCAGGCTGCCCGAGGCCTCACTGTGTTTTCCATCCTGATCTGTGGCTTGGCTCTGTCTCTGGGTGTCCTAGGAGTCAAGTGTACTAAGTGCATCGGTGTAAACAGTGTCAAGGCCCGTATTGCTCGCATCTCGGGCGCCATTTTTGCCATTGCAGGGTTCCTCTACCTTGTGCCCGTCTGCTGGACTGCCCACTCCATCATCAGGGATTTCTATGATCCACATGTGGCAGCCCCACACAAGCGTGAGCTTGGCCCTGCCCTTTACATTGGCTGGGGGGCATCAGCCTTGCTCCTCATAGGGGGATCTCTGCTCTATGCTGGGTCAAGTCCCCCTGGCATGCCAGGCTCTCCCACCTTCAGCAGTGGAGAAAGTAGTCCTCGCAGGGCACCTGCCACACAAGTCAAAGGTTATGTTTAAGTTTCCAAAATTTTGGAATGCATTCAAGTCCCACAAATACACCCTAAACAATGACAAACCTGACTCCTCTCCTTTTGATTTTGCTACttgtaattattttatatttaatgttattccagttagtttttttatctGAAAAGCTGCAGGAGGCTGTTTGGGAACAACTGAACTTGTTTTATTATGTCATACCTGATATCCTTTAATAACCCTGTTCTCTGTAAGtgttaaatacaataaaaaaaaatgtgtccacCATATCCTCTACTGAGGGAAatagtgtgtgtttacatttttatgataatTGATGAAATCTTACTTTGACTGCATGTGTTTGAGAGAAGTATTTgagtagttttaaaaaaaaaaaaacctttgcttGTTTTGCTCCTTTATGTAAACATTACTAGGGGTTATACTGAGTGGAGAAGTACAATAGAACAATGGGGATGTGTGTACATTTGCTTGTGGTGCCATATTGTTGAGAAGTGTGTTTGTGGTCCTCCATCTTATATCTTCCATCTCCTCTATGGCTACCCTGTACCAGGAACAAAGAAtaagacacatttattttacaacatAAATATCCTTGTATTCTTCAATTAACAATGCGTAGAGTAAACCAGGCTCTCTTTGCACAAGTGATCTCAGATCTCACCTCCTTGTCACAGTGGACAATAATTTACTGATATGGCCAATCACGTatcttaaatattttaaatgatagGATATTAAGTAACAAACACAGAATGTGCAAGTTTGTAACACATGTGCATGTCTATGTGTCAGTGTTTCTATGTGTAAACAATGTGGGATGTTACAAGCCACAGTGGAAAACTCATAATCTTTATTcatgagacatttttcagaTCCCTCAGATTCTGTGCTCCTTTACTTTGAAGTAAATGATCTTCCACAGAGAGTTTCAAAAACAATTGTCAGTCAATTAAAACCTTTTGAGAGCCTTGGAGTTTGGTTACTGTACATGCTTCTGAATTTCAATATTCTTtcccaaaatacattttcttaaaCTAGATTAACAGCATAAAAAATATACCATGGCATTTGCGTTCTATCTGCTGTATCTTTCTGTCCGTAACCGCAGAAGACAGAGCGACACAATGCCACTTTATAGAGCATTACAGCACCACAATAACAATGGGCACCAGTGTTCCAAGTGCCAGGTAGTGACTCATACACGACCTAAGTAGGCCTATACCAATGTTGGTAAAGTAAtgctgtaaatacagtaagGCACTCTGTGCTAATTTACTGTCAATTGTAACGGGTAAAACATAAAGAGTGAGACAAGTGCactgtttacattgtaaataATCAGTGCAGTGTCTCAAAATAGCTACAAAGGTGCAGTACCAACACAATTGCAGTAACAAATATTTATACATGATACCATTTACTGTGAGGTAAACCATCCACAGAGTTAACTATAACTGCAGGCCTCTCTGGTTGAGTTATAAGTCTGATTAATCTCAAAGCACACTGGTTGGGTGTGGACAGAAATGCTTTGTTGCACCTGTAACCATACCCAACATGTCAAAGGGCCCTGGAGTACAcccatcactgcagcaaggtGAGTAGTATCAAGGTGAGATTTTTAGGAGGTGGTAAATTACTCTTTAGCTAACTACTTTGTATAGTGTTGGGTAATTTAATTTACTATAACAATACATCATATTCTCTAATTCTTCTTCTTATATTTTAATCTGTAATTTATAACTGTCAAATATAGTGGaataaacaatacaatattTCCCTATAGAAGAGTAGAAGGCTAAAGAAGCAGAAAATAATCGGGTATACGGTATATTAGTAGTTTAgttgagtttttattttgcatatttataatgacaaataaaacaaatatcatACAGTGTAGGGAGAGGCAGACACCTAAATAGGCTTATGTTAAGGATCTAcctaaataatgttaaaatttcacaattatatacattataaagAACACACAATAGACGTAAATCAAATAATATAACTATTATGAAAAAACACTAATAGCAAAACATATGACATACCAATATTATACTTAAAAGAATGAAACACTTAAAGATGACTTCACAACTGAACAGTACTTTAAATGGACTAAGTTCTACACTTCGTTGAATGTATCAGTTGTCAGGTcgctccccgatgtaagtcgagtgcagatttgagttgcgcatggtcagatttaaatggttaacgtgtcatactgaaatttgtgaaatccatgaaataataaacttttctcattccaaacaataacagaagatggaaatcatttaaaaaaacgtttcagaaatgtatgattgtttgattgctaaagttagctcaaaacgccattcaagtgacggcatttgttgtgtttgattgctagcttgcagctaagctagcagtaattttaaaaacgatttggctatctatggttgtttgattgccaACGTTAGCTctaaacgccattcaactgccAACCTTTGTtatgtttgattgctaacttgtagctagcagtgaacaaacttcgtcaagtaggtccatttttattctgtattgatataacagaagtctctcgttggAATCTTGTATGCTATTTATCGCAAattgacgcatgcgcgactcaaatctgcacttgacttacatcGGAGAGTGATAGGGGGTTCTACCTACGGCGGAAGTGGGAAATAGGAAGAGCTGTACAGCTGTGCTCCGTCCGTGGCTAACACAGAAGCTAACAGGCTAACCTCATCAGCGGTGATCGTATCAGGATCCCTTCACTAAACAAGACGCCTCGACAGCTACTTTGAGTCTGAATCTAGCTAATATGGGAAAAGGTGGAGGTACCTTTGAGCGGCTTCTGGGTAAGTTGTCAATACATTCGTTAagttaatagtttatttgtCAAAGTGCGATGTTTTCCAGCGTATTGTTTTGACAGACGCTGGGGCTGTGGCTCTCAGGCCAGCTACCTTTAGCCTGCTAATATTTTCGCTTTGTTTAAAGGCCCAGATGGAGGGCTCACTTAAATTAGAAACCGAGCTAAGTagcaaatacagtattaggttaTGTGTCCGTTGCATATAGTCCAATCAAAGCTATGCTACCTTATCCTGGTTTTATCTTTGTGCTATTAGTCAAGCTAAACCTGGCTGTTAATTTcatttaacgttagctaacgttagggaTTCAGTGGCGAGTAATGTTAGTGTTACTGTAAAACTTAGGACATGGCTCTGCTATCCCAGATAGCCAAGCAGCACAAGATGCACAACATTGTCATTTGTGAGATAACTTATGACTTGTAGTGTTGTCTTAAGTCCACAACAGGTTGACaagctaacttagctagctGCTAGACAATTATaattagttagctagctgtttatctaacgttagtCCTTGTATAGATCAACGTTACACTGAATAAGACATCTTTCCATTAAAATACAGCTGGCAAAGGTAACGTTAGGTGGCTAATTAGCTTAGCTGACACTCGCACTATCccagggggaaaaaatcaaCTTTGTGATACATGTAGCTAGACATGTCGAAAATTGACAGTCCAGATAGAACCAATCAGTCTTGGAAGTTAAATTAATTACTGGCAGACAAGTATGTATCAACACTTTACACATGCCTTTCAGGTGATATTGATGTCCAGATGAACCTTCTAGGGTGGTCGGGGTAGAAATGAGCGGCTGGCACTCAGTTGATAAACAACGTTCTGTGCATTTTGTACAGTATTTTTTGTTGCTGTGGTGTGGTAATTTAGAACACAGAAGTTAAGAAATATCCAACGTGTAAGAAGGGTATTGACTTACGTAATTTAGTTCCTAAAACTAGCCTAAATGTTGACACAGGGCCTCAAAATCAGGTACACAGTATAACCCACCTTTTAACGTTAGTTGATAGTGTACCATAGTTGTGAATATTTCCATATTCCCAAAGATACAATAAGAAAACTTATTACCACAAACCAATTGTCAAACATTCATGTTGGGGCATTTGGGGTCTTAGGCAGTTGCCCAATTTGGCAAAGTCAAATGTTACAACACTTAGGACTGTAATTAATAGAGGAGGAAGCCTTATCTTTTTTAATGTCATGTTTGTTTGGTGTAGCAGATGTTAATGTTAGATAGACAATACTGTATAACGTTATAAAGATTTAACCATCTGTACTAATTGCAGATAAAGCCACCAGTCAGCTGCTGCTGGAGACTGACTGGGAATCCATCCTGCAGATCTGTGATCTCATTCGACAAGGAGACGCACAGTAAGTGATTCTGCCCACTTCCTTCTACATTCACATCTTCAGTTGTAGTTGAAAATAGCTTATTAGAGTATTgggtttattgttttttgtgtgccttGCTAACTTAATTTATTGTCTTGATATTTCTATTGagcaatgttcttttttcaatCCTTGCAGAGCTAAATATGCCATCGGGGCCATTAAGAAGAAGCTGAATGACAAAAATCCACATGTGGCCCTCTACGCACTTGAGGTAAGATGTGTGTGCTCTATTGTCACAATTTTATCTAGGGCTGCACCTAA
The nucleotide sequence above comes from Etheostoma spectabile isolate EspeVRDwgs_2016 chromosome 15, UIUC_Espe_1.0, whole genome shotgun sequence. Encoded proteins:
- the cldnk gene encoding claudin k, producing MATTGMQLLGLIMSLVGWVGGAIVCAIPLWRVTAFIGNNIVTAQIIWEGLWMNCIVQSTGQIQCKVYDSLLALPSDMQAARGLTVFSILICGLALSLGVLGVKCTKCIGVNSVKARIARISGAIFAIAGFLYLVPVCWTAHSIIRDFYDPHVAAPHKRELGPALYIGWGASALLLIGGSLLYAGSSPPGMPGSPTFSSGESSPRRAPATQVKGYV